The following proteins are encoded in a genomic region of Candidatus Rokuibacteriota bacterium:
- a CDS encoding glycosyltransferase encodes MEYGLENNQTMKRNPIYYWIDHTAKYASNTGMQRVTRCLARALMNNDKNVVFVGWNSERKSLVLVTRDELEHFSRFSGPQLDRTSLAQYPAVGEVCELHEAPHFVAGEGWLIVPEVTHITYHESPPTLDPILYARHYGLRSAFIFYDAIPLKLPEYATAAEAHAAYMQHIAMADLIIPISEFSADDYVAYLRTFICFDDRTLPTVRPVSLPGEIPESPRAQRLEQDSAETMILSVGTVEPHKNQITLIDAFNRLCVKYPERSLRLVLVGHLHPAVAERVLEATQRNPKISYLQYVEDVELVKLYRRSKFTVFPSIEEGFGLPILESLWHGKPCVCAKFGAMDEVAREGGCLQVDVRSVDQIATAMERLATDENQWRDLAQEALTRKIKTWDAYATEISLLLDEISDPVSKVRRILYWVEHTCIFPYNTGIQRVTRLLAKSLIAEGVELVPVKWDAQKSVFVPPTHADLEYLARWSGPDPNAWTLSDDFADKPSTWLLIPELTAYPSGPDLPCVVQYAASLGIRSSILFYDAIPYKMPECCSPLATTLHTAYMGALDRFHLVIAISEHSRMDLRDFLVREKTRLIDLDDRVIAISLPGEFIDVPRTTRYEEPSGDVISILSVGTIEKRKNHAKMFRAFLAAMEHSTRKAELTVVGRVADDLREEVEGYISLNPAIKWIGHVDDARLRELYSACHFTVYPSLEEGFGLPILESLWHGKPCICRDRGAMVEAAQGGGCILVDTADEAQLAEAIRKLIDDEVERERLGREATSRTFKTWRAYSREVLAVLADRSVAPFQPNPAMPLAPKLYSPLLSICITTYNRSEWLDVSLKQLTKFVSPYTDVVEIVVCDNASSDNTERVAAQYRGFPGFRYFRNPVNVGMLGNLRETVHHARGRFVWLLGDDDILQAGALEKILGVIVERPNLALIYLNYAYTHHDAPRTIEDIDEFVSSAIPITPLSEDRCAPIAELATMSENFFTAIYCLVFRRDHAIKAYSQDIVGQPFSSLLTCIPTSYYVCNYMFREMGYWIGEPCVVVNMNVSWVKHAPLWVLERLPELYELAELRGADPAEVDRWRVHNLPGALHFLPVIYFDDGAGNRDRFSFERFVRRHKHLAEFQAQLGEFVKIYQRAYDEGLVRNDAPPTELLTRFGLVEKGY; translated from the coding sequence ATGGAATATGGATTGGAGAACAATCAGACCATGAAAAGGAACCCGATTTATTACTGGATCGACCATACAGCCAAGTATGCGTCGAATACCGGGATGCAACGGGTCACGCGCTGTCTTGCGCGCGCTCTTATGAATAACGATAAAAATGTCGTGTTTGTAGGGTGGAATTCTGAGCGAAAGAGTCTTGTCTTGGTAACTAGGGACGAGCTCGAGCATTTTTCTCGATTCAGCGGCCCGCAACTAGACAGAACCTCTCTTGCGCAATATCCCGCGGTGGGCGAAGTCTGCGAATTGCACGAGGCACCACACTTCGTCGCTGGTGAAGGGTGGCTTATCGTGCCAGAGGTGACCCACATCACATATCACGAGTCGCCGCCTACGCTCGATCCAATACTCTACGCAAGGCATTACGGGTTGAGGTCTGCGTTCATTTTCTACGATGCAATTCCGCTAAAACTTCCAGAGTACGCGACCGCTGCAGAAGCCCACGCAGCATACATGCAACATATAGCAATGGCAGATTTGATTATACCGATTTCGGAGTTTTCAGCGGATGATTATGTCGCTTATCTCAGAACCTTCATTTGTTTCGACGACCGAACATTGCCTACTGTTCGGCCAGTTAGTTTGCCGGGAGAAATTCCAGAGAGCCCAAGGGCACAGCGATTAGAGCAGGACTCTGCGGAGACCATGATTTTGTCAGTCGGGACAGTAGAACCTCACAAAAATCAGATCACGTTAATTGATGCTTTCAATCGGCTCTGTGTCAAGTATCCCGAACGTTCACTTCGCCTGGTTCTCGTAGGGCATCTGCATCCGGCGGTTGCGGAGCGCGTCCTGGAAGCCACGCAGCGTAACCCAAAAATCAGCTACCTCCAGTATGTCGAAGATGTGGAGCTTGTAAAGCTGTATCGGCGCAGTAAGTTCACGGTATTTCCGTCAATCGAGGAAGGTTTTGGCCTACCGATCTTGGAGAGTTTGTGGCACGGCAAGCCGTGCGTATGCGCCAAGTTTGGCGCGATGGATGAGGTAGCCCGCGAAGGGGGATGCTTGCAGGTTGATGTCCGATCGGTTGACCAAATCGCGACGGCAATGGAGCGATTGGCGACTGATGAGAACCAGTGGCGCGATTTGGCTCAAGAGGCATTAACCCGAAAGATAAAGACGTGGGACGCGTACGCGACGGAAATCTCTCTGCTGCTCGACGAAATTTCCGATCCAGTCAGCAAGGTCAGGCGGATTCTATATTGGGTCGAGCACACCTGTATATTTCCGTACAACACGGGGATTCAGAGGGTAACACGCCTTCTGGCAAAGTCTTTAATCGCTGAGGGAGTTGAACTCGTGCCGGTGAAATGGGATGCGCAAAAATCGGTTTTCGTTCCACCTACACATGCGGACCTTGAATATCTCGCGCGCTGGTCCGGCCCTGACCCCAATGCTTGGACTTTATCCGATGACTTTGCCGATAAGCCCAGTACATGGCTTCTGATTCCGGAGTTGACGGCCTACCCTTCCGGGCCAGATCTCCCCTGTGTCGTTCAGTACGCCGCAAGCTTAGGGATACGCTCCTCGATTCTCTTTTACGATGCGATTCCATACAAGATGCCGGAATGCTGCTCTCCGCTAGCGACAACACTCCATACGGCTTATATGGGGGCGCTGGATCGGTTTCACCTCGTGATTGCGATCTCGGAGCATAGCAGAATGGATTTACGCGACTTCTTGGTTCGCGAAAAAACGCGTCTGATCGATTTGGACGACCGGGTGATCGCAATAAGTCTCCCGGGAGAGTTTATCGATGTACCGCGAACGACTCGGTATGAAGAGCCCTCGGGCGACGTCATCAGTATCTTGAGCGTGGGCACGATTGAGAAAAGGAAGAACCACGCTAAGATGTTTAGGGCATTCCTCGCCGCCATGGAACACAGTACGAGAAAGGCGGAATTGACAGTGGTTGGCCGGGTGGCCGATGACCTACGCGAGGAAGTTGAAGGATATATCAGTCTAAACCCGGCAATAAAGTGGATCGGCCATGTCGATGATGCACGATTGAGGGAGTTATATTCGGCATGTCATTTTACTGTTTATCCATCACTCGAAGAGGGATTTGGGCTGCCGATTCTCGAAAGCTTGTGGCATGGGAAACCGTGCATCTGCCGGGACCGGGGAGCAATGGTCGAGGCTGCCCAAGGGGGTGGATGTATTCTCGTAGATACGGCAGACGAAGCCCAGTTGGCCGAGGCAATAAGGAAACTCATCGATGACGAGGTCGAAAGAGAACGGCTCGGTCGCGAGGCAACATCAAGGACGTTCAAAACGTGGCGGGCTTACAGCCGGGAAGTGCTGGCTGTTCTGGCGGACCGGTCGGTCGCGCCATTTCAACCAAACCCGGCGATGCCGCTAGCGCCGAAGCTTTACTCGCCGTTGCTGTCAATATGCATCACAACGTACAACCGGTCGGAATGGCTGGATGTGAGCCTTAAACAGCTAACGAAGTTTGTCTCGCCCTATACCGACGTGGTTGAGATTGTAGTCTGCGATAATGCCTCATCTGATAATACCGAAAGGGTCGCAGCTCAATACCGTGGGTTTCCTGGTTTTCGGTATTTTAGAAACCCGGTGAACGTTGGGATGCTCGGGAATTTGCGAGAAACCGTGCACCATGCCCGCGGGCGATTCGTATGGCTACTCGGGGACGATGATATCTTGCAGGCGGGCGCGCTAGAAAAGATCTTAGGGGTCATTGTTGAAAGACCTAATCTTGCGTTAATCTATCTCAACTACGCCTATACGCACCATGATGCGCCGCGGACTATCGAAGATATCGATGAATTTGTCTCAAGCGCGATCCCTATTACTCCACTCAGTGAGGACCGCTGCGCTCCGATTGCTGAACTTGCAACCATGAGCGAAAACTTTTTTACAGCGATTTATTGTCTCGTTTTTAGGCGGGACCATGCGATCAAAGCTTATTCTCAGGATATCGTTGGGCAGCCGTTCTCATCATTATTGACCTGTATTCCAACATCTTATTACGTCTGCAATTACATGTTCCGGGAAATGGGGTATTGGATCGGCGAGCCATGTGTAGTGGTCAATATGAACGTATCGTGGGTAAAGCACGCGCCGTTGTGGGTTCTTGAACGGCTTCCGGAGTTATATGAGTTGGCGGAGTTGCGAGGGGCCGATCCAGCAGAGGTGGATCGGTGGCGGGTGCACAATCTTCCGGGGGCGTTGCATTTTCTTCCGGTGATATATTTCGATGATGGCGCGGGAAATCGGGATCGTTTTTCCTTTGAAAGATTCGTTAGAAGGCATAAGCATCTAGCAGAATTCCAGGCCCAATTGGGCGAGTTCGTAAAGATATATCAACGGGCATATGACGAAGGACTTGTACGCAACGACGCGCCCCCGACGGAGCTTCTTACACGCTTTGGCCTAGTTGAGAAAGGTTATTAG
- a CDS encoding FkbM family methyltransferase, with translation MTFISYAQNYEDVMLFRALKGVDKGFYIDVGAQDPLFDSVTKAFYERGWRGINIEPVEHWFQKLVADRPEDINLQLAASSQTGNVRFFEVRDTGMSTADVNFARQHAAQGFEVREYEILAKPLDMICAESGVKEVHFLKVDVEGAEAEVLRGISLTDIRPHIILVEATEPNSQVTTHKQWEHLLTNRGYEFAYFDGLNRFYVATEHATLKSMFSIPPNYFDHYIRYQEWRATEHASRREAEREGLARETDGLRGQLEETRRDAETLRERVGRTEAEREGLARETDGLRGQLAEERRVATELRGTIELYYNSRSWRMTAPLRAAKRRFVLSVHILLGAWSYLVRMPREPLRAAGRRAANRPALRRLARRLMMRWPRLRWRIRQFLSVTPEASMVGLNADSLDPPRGADTPPTSNLSPAVQAPTGNHSGERVGRFAVIESMQAVVDVEALRARIRSETEHRQGQSAV, from the coding sequence ATGACGTTCATTTCCTACGCCCAGAACTACGAAGATGTCATGCTCTTTCGGGCCCTGAAAGGGGTCGACAAAGGCTTCTATATTGATGTTGGCGCACAGGACCCACTGTTCGATTCGGTAACCAAGGCGTTCTACGAGCGCGGGTGGCGCGGTATCAACATTGAACCCGTCGAGCACTGGTTTCAGAAGCTCGTTGCGGACAGGCCGGAGGACATCAACTTGCAGCTTGCGGCATCGTCGCAAACTGGCAATGTGAGATTCTTTGAGGTCCGAGACACGGGCATGTCGACCGCGGACGTAAACTTTGCGCGACAGCATGCCGCGCAGGGTTTCGAAGTGCGGGAATATGAGATTCTCGCAAAGCCGCTGGATATGATTTGCGCTGAATCCGGTGTGAAAGAAGTGCATTTCCTCAAGGTCGATGTCGAGGGAGCTGAAGCGGAAGTCTTACGCGGTATCAGCCTTACGGACATTCGGCCACACATCATTCTTGTCGAAGCGACGGAACCAAATTCGCAAGTTACCACGCACAAACAGTGGGAGCACCTGCTGACGAACCGGGGGTACGAGTTCGCATATTTCGATGGATTGAATCGTTTTTACGTCGCGACCGAACATGCGACGCTCAAGAGCATGTTCTCCATTCCCCCTAATTATTTTGACCATTACATCCGTTATCAGGAGTGGCGGGCAACAGAGCACGCTTCGCGTCGTGAGGCCGAACGCGAGGGGCTTGCCCGGGAAACCGATGGGCTGCGCGGGCAGCTCGAAGAGACCCGGCGTGATGCCGAGACATTGCGCGAGCGCGTGGGACGGACGGAAGCCGAACGCGAGGGGCTTGCCCGGGAAACCGATGGGCTGCGCGGGCAGCTCGCTGAAGAGCGCCGGGTTGCCACCGAACTGCGCGGCACAATAGAGTTGTATTACAACAGCCGCTCTTGGCGTATGACTGCCCCGCTGCGCGCTGCTAAACGCCGGTTTGTTCTGAGCGTGCACATATTGCTTGGCGCGTGGAGCTATCTAGTGCGAATGCCTAGGGAACCGCTGCGAGCGGCAGGGCGCCGGGCAGCGAACCGTCCCGCTTTGCGTCGGCTTGCACGAAGGCTGATGATGCGTTGGCCCCGGTTGCGGTGGCGCATCAGGCAGTTTCTATCGGTGACACCTGAGGCGTCGATGGTAGGGCTCAATGCAGACTCCCTCGACCCGCCGCGCGGCGCGGACACCCCCCCGACATCGAATCTCTCGCCGGCGGTTCAGGCGCCAACTGGAAATCACTCGGGGGAGCGTGTTGGGAGATTCGCTGTTATTGAATCGATGCAAGCGGTCGTTGATGTCGAAGCGCTGAGAGCGAGAATACGTAGCGAGACAGAGCATCGCCAAGGACAGAGCGCAGTTTGA
- a CDS encoding ABC transporter ATP-binding protein: MVAVELLGVSKKYRRHTERPLATTLKSYFLRDLWHRKDATKNVIWALRDVNLKVERGATLGVIGRNGSGKSTLLKVISRILKPDAGTISVNGKVAALIELGAGFHPELTGRENVMINGIILGLTKREIRAKLDEIVEFAELREYIDDPVRTYSSGMYMRLGFSVAVHVDPDVLLIDEVLAVGDAAFSQKSIDRMGHFKASGKTIILVSHDPELVQSWSDEAVWLDAGLLKMKGNPATVVKAYTHEVRSHSESGDRASSAIGGESKLGH, translated from the coding sequence ATGGTCGCCGTTGAATTATTGGGCGTATCAAAGAAGTATCGACGGCATACCGAGCGTCCGCTCGCTACGACGTTGAAGTCCTATTTCTTGCGGGACCTGTGGCACCGAAAGGATGCCACCAAGAATGTCATCTGGGCTCTGAGGGATGTGAACCTGAAGGTAGAACGCGGGGCAACTTTGGGGGTCATCGGTCGAAACGGTTCCGGAAAGAGCACGTTGCTTAAGGTGATCAGTCGAATCCTGAAGCCTGATGCGGGGACAATCTCCGTGAACGGCAAGGTGGCGGCCCTCATTGAGCTGGGTGCCGGCTTTCACCCCGAGCTGACCGGACGGGAAAACGTGATGATCAATGGAATCATCCTCGGTCTGACAAAGCGGGAGATTCGAGCCAAGCTTGATGAGATCGTCGAGTTTGCCGAACTCCGGGAGTACATAGACGATCCCGTCCGAACGTATTCCAGCGGCATGTACATGCGTCTTGGGTTCTCGGTAGCCGTCCATGTGGATCCGGACGTGCTCTTGATCGATGAGGTTCTGGCGGTTGGAGATGCAGCCTTCAGTCAAAAATCTATTGACCGGATGGGTCATTTCAAGGCGTCAGGCAAGACAATAATCCTCGTGAGCCATGATCCCGAGCTGGTTCAGTCTTGGTCAGACGAAGCGGTGTGGCTGGATGCTGGGCTGCTGAAGATGAAAGGGAACCCGGCCACGGTCGTGAAAGCATACACTCACGAGGTGCGTTCTCACTCTGAGTCTGGCGATCGAGCTTCCAGCGCAATCGGCGGCGAGTCCAAACTGGGGCACTGA
- a CDS encoding ABC transporter permease, producing MVQILILRELKARYRGTALGFLWSFVNPLVLMVVYVWVFSVYFRVDMEHYSVFLLSGILPWNCFSSGLNEATNSIISNGGLIKKVYLPSEMFPLVYVASNMVHYLLSIPILLLFLIFFGIKLSWPLLFFPWILSIQLLFTYGLALIVSSLAVQFRDLLHVVPNFLMIWFFVTPILYPVGMVPERYRPVVKFNPMAQLITAYQDMFFSNRIPSMASLMILTGLSVAFLAIGLAVFGARRDVFAEEV from the coding sequence ATGGTTCAGATCTTAATCTTGAGGGAACTCAAAGCCCGGTATCGCGGAACCGCTCTGGGATTTCTGTGGTCGTTTGTCAACCCGCTGGTTCTGATGGTGGTTTACGTTTGGGTCTTTTCGGTGTACTTCCGTGTTGACATGGAGCACTACTCCGTCTTTCTCCTGTCCGGGATTCTTCCGTGGAACTGCTTCTCGTCAGGACTGAATGAAGCCACCAACTCCATTATCAGTAATGGCGGGCTTATCAAAAAGGTCTACCTCCCTTCGGAGATGTTTCCGTTAGTGTACGTCGCTTCCAACATGGTGCACTATCTTTTGAGCATTCCGATCCTTCTCCTCTTCTTAATCTTCTTTGGAATAAAACTGTCGTGGCCATTACTTTTCTTCCCCTGGATCCTTTCTATTCAGTTGCTGTTCACCTACGGGCTGGCGCTGATCGTGTCGTCGCTCGCGGTTCAGTTCCGTGACCTTCTTCATGTTGTGCCGAACTTCTTGATGATCTGGTTCTTCGTTACGCCAATCCTTTACCCCGTTGGGATGGTGCCGGAGAGGTATCGTCCCGTGGTGAAGTTTAACCCCATGGCTCAATTGATCACGGCATATCAAGATATGTTCTTTTCTAATCGGATCCCTTCGATGGCCAGCTTAATGATATTGACCGGCTTGTCCGTTGCGTTCCTGGCGATCGGCCTGGCTGTTTTCGGGGCGCGCAGGGACGTCTTCGCCGAAGAGGTGTAA
- a CDS encoding glycosyltransferase family 1 protein, with translation MTSANGGTRVGVNASIVGENPTGLGVYAIKLVGELDQRWGDLVIYTSHPEAFPSLKARIGRVPVCSRPDYGARGHFLRALWVQSLLRLKARVAGVTVLLNTVPERIVGSSMPQITVVHDLLPLCFPAEYPRQQYYFRLLVPRVLRASTMVVADSENTRLHISERYGVPLEKIRILHPAYDATVYRREAFDDSPGGDRDAYVLYVGNLLPHKNLLRLLDAVAILRWRRPCRLVSRGHGRPAYVRAVRERVETLGLGDAVTFLDYLTEAALRRLYTHAACFVLPSLGEGFGIPVLEAMACGTPVVTSDIPALREVAADAALFVDLYDAASMADAMYRVLSDGELREELRERGVRRAQAFSWKRTGAEISGVIDEVSRARCSEGPVSGAARS, from the coding sequence ATGACCTCGGCGAATGGGGGTACCCGCGTCGGCGTGAACGCCTCCATCGTGGGGGAGAATCCCACCGGCCTCGGAGTGTACGCGATCAAGCTGGTGGGCGAGCTCGATCAGCGCTGGGGAGACCTCGTCATCTACACCTCCCACCCGGAAGCCTTCCCATCGCTCAAGGCTCGGATCGGCCGGGTGCCCGTCTGCTCGCGTCCTGACTACGGCGCGCGGGGTCATTTCCTCCGGGCGCTCTGGGTCCAGAGCCTGCTTCGGCTCAAAGCCCGTGTTGCGGGCGTGACCGTTCTCCTCAACACCGTGCCCGAGAGAATAGTGGGCTCCTCCATGCCTCAGATCACCGTGGTTCACGACCTGCTGCCGTTGTGCTTTCCGGCGGAGTACCCGCGTCAGCAATACTACTTCCGCCTGCTCGTGCCTCGAGTGCTTCGCGCATCGACGATGGTCGTGGCTGACTCGGAGAACACCCGGCTGCACATCAGCGAGCGCTACGGGGTTCCGCTCGAGAAGATTCGGATCCTCCATCCGGCATACGACGCCACCGTGTACCGTCGAGAGGCATTCGATGACTCACCCGGCGGTGATCGGGACGCGTATGTCCTCTACGTCGGGAATCTGCTTCCCCACAAGAACCTGCTCAGGCTGCTGGACGCTGTGGCGATCCTTCGGTGGCGCCGTCCGTGTCGCCTGGTCAGCCGGGGCCACGGTCGGCCGGCGTACGTGCGGGCGGTGAGGGAGCGGGTTGAGACGCTGGGCCTGGGTGACGCCGTGACCTTCCTCGACTACTTGACGGAGGCCGCGCTCCGCCGGCTGTACACCCACGCCGCCTGTTTCGTGCTGCCGTCCCTCGGGGAAGGATTCGGCATTCCCGTGCTGGAGGCGATGGCGTGCGGGACGCCGGTCGTCACCTCGGACATCCCCGCGCTCCGCGAGGTCGCGGCGGACGCGGCGCTGTTCGTTGATCTCTATGATGCCGCGAGCATGGCGGATGCGATGTACCGCGTGCTGTCAGATGGCGAGCTGCGGGAGGAGCTTCGGGAGCGGGGCGTGCGTCGGGCGCAGGCGTTTAGCTGGAAGAGGACCGGAGCGGAGATCTCCGGGGTGATCGACGAGGTGTCAAGAGCTCGGTGTTCAGAGGGGCCGGTGTCCGGTGCTGCGCGATCGTAA
- a CDS encoding Uma2 family endonuclease: MITGLKQKLDYSDYARIPPDGKRYELVEGDLYVTPAPSPLHQRISKRLQRRLEAYFEARGLGEVFNAPLDLILTPHDVVQPDLVVVADPTQVSERGIEGPPTLVVEILSPSTRDHDRTVKARRYAALGIRHYWLVDPEGFRLECYRAEAGAYALVVQGEGDASLSHPDWPGLALPLADLWR, translated from the coding sequence ATGATCACAGGACTCAAGCAAAAGCTCGACTACTCCGACTACGCCCGCATCCCTCCCGATGGGAAGCGCTACGAGCTCGTGGAAGGAGACCTCTACGTGACGCCCGCGCCCAGCCCGCTCCACCAGCGTATCTCCAAGCGGCTCCAGCGGAGGCTCGAAGCCTACTTCGAAGCCCGGGGCCTCGGGGAGGTATTCAATGCCCCTCTCGATCTCATCCTGACGCCCCACGACGTAGTCCAGCCAGACCTCGTGGTCGTCGCCGACCCCACTCAGGTGTCAGAGCGGGGGATCGAGGGCCCCCCGACCCTGGTCGTGGAAATTCTCTCCCCCTCCACCCGCGACCACGACCGGACCGTGAAGGCCCGGCGGTACGCCGCCCTTGGAATTCGCCACTACTGGCTGGTGGACCCGGAGGGATTCCGGCTTGAGTGCTATCGCGCGGAGGCCGGAGCCTATGCGCTGGTGGTCCAGGGAGAAGGCGATGCGTCCCTGTCTCATCCGGACTGGCCCGGCCTCGCCCTGCCCCTCGCCGACCTCTGGCGTTAA
- a CDS encoding ribbon-helix-helix domain-containing protein, with amino-acid sequence MSSIKVAITIDSETLERVDSLVAKKVFPNRSRAIQSAVAEKLARMERGRLASECAKLDPKFEKALAEEGLGQDLDAWPEY; translated from the coding sequence ATGAGCAGTATCAAAGTTGCCATCACTATCGACAGCGAAACGCTGGAGCGCGTTGACAGCTTAGTTGCAAAGAAGGTTTTCCCCAACCGCAGCCGAGCAATCCAGTCGGCCGTAGCCGAGAAGCTCGCGCGGATGGAGCGCGGCCGTCTGGCGTCTGAATGCGCAAAGCTCGATCCTAAATTTGAGAAGGCGCTCGCTGAAGAAGGCTTAGGGCAGGATCTCGACGCTTGGCCCGAATACTAA
- a CDS encoding type II toxin-antitoxin system PemK/MazF family toxin, which produces MARILRGELRWADLNPVRGREQAGLRPVLILSHDVFNERSGTVIVAALSSQPQRAGFPLTLELQAAKLPKRSWVKISQIRTLAVERIGAKLGRASPEEISQVVEGLNEIIGI; this is translated from the coding sequence TTGGCCCGAATACTAAGAGGCGAGCTTCGCTGGGCCGACCTCAACCCGGTCCGCGGTCGCGAACAAGCGGGTTTGCGTCCGGTATTAATCCTCAGCCACGACGTGTTCAATGAGCGCTCCGGCACTGTCATTGTAGCGGCGTTGTCAAGCCAGCCTCAGCGCGCCGGTTTTCCGCTGACTCTCGAGCTTCAAGCGGCAAAGCTGCCGAAACGCTCGTGGGTCAAAATCAGCCAGATTCGCACACTTGCCGTCGAACGCATCGGGGCAAAACTCGGCCGTGCTTCACCCGAGGAGATTTCGCAAGTCGTTGAGGGTCTCAACGAGATCATCGGAATCTAA
- a CDS encoding site-specific integrase has product MSAITESRMRQLVTQVQDAGLSARRINLALLVLKMILRTAVRRRFMREDPTEHVRGLREPTTEADPLDPDMVTVFLAACPPWWRPYFTVAFWTGARPNELAALKWGDVDAARGILRIRAARYRGTEGPPKTASSVRDIDLFPAVTDALKAQKAQQAAERLKRGRGAPATGQDYVFTGAQGGLLNVNALRDRVWYPTLTTASLSRRTMYQTRHTFASNALAAGEAPSWVAAMLGHASPEMLFSVYARYIPNRTRRDGSALMHRMEGTKTVTTPAEGAAAVLPKYSR; this is encoded by the coding sequence GTGAGCGCGATCACGGAGTCGCGGATGCGCCAGCTCGTGACCCAGGTCCAGGACGCGGGCCTCTCGGCCCGGCGGATCAACTTGGCGCTCTTGGTGCTCAAGATGATCCTGCGCACGGCGGTGCGGCGGCGCTTCATGCGGGAGGACCCCACCGAGCATGTCCGTGGTCTCCGGGAGCCCACGACTGAGGCCGATCCGCTTGACCCGGACATGGTGACGGTGTTTCTCGCAGCGTGCCCACCGTGGTGGCGCCCGTACTTCACCGTGGCGTTCTGGACGGGCGCCCGCCCGAACGAGCTGGCGGCGCTCAAGTGGGGCGATGTGGATGCCGCACGCGGCATCCTGCGCATCCGGGCGGCGCGCTACCGCGGCACGGAAGGCCCGCCCAAGACCGCCAGCAGCGTGCGCGACATCGACCTGTTCCCGGCCGTCACGGATGCGCTGAAGGCCCAGAAGGCCCAGCAAGCCGCCGAGCGTCTCAAGCGCGGCCGTGGGGCGCCTGCGACGGGGCAGGATTACGTCTTCACCGGGGCGCAAGGGGGCCTGCTGAACGTGAACGCCCTCCGGGACAGGGTCTGGTATCCCACACTCACGACAGCCAGCCTGAGCCGCAGGACGATGTACCAGACCCGGCACACGTTTGCCTCAAATGCCTTGGCCGCGGGCGAGGCGCCGTCCTGGGTGGCGGCGATGCTGGGGCATGCGAGCCCCGAGATGCTGTTCAGCGTGTACGCGCGCTACATCCCGAACAGGACGCGGCGAGACGGCAGCGCGCTTATGCACCGGATGGAGGGGACGAAGACGGTCACCACACCTGCGGAGGGGGCCGCTGCGGTACTCCCGAAATACTCCCGCTGA
- a CDS encoding ABC transporter permease: MRLAARARRGEIRQFWRTFSRNQLACCGAVVVGILVVIAVLAPALAPWDPNKPNMKRILEGPSATHWLGTDQIGRDVLSRLLYGSRISLAVGFVSVGIAVLIGILLGAAAGYNGGIVDAFIMRLVDLMLVFPRFFLLLAVLAFLKPSIWTIMAVIGLTGWMGVTRLVRAEFLALREREFVIWSESIGAGALRVIFKHILPNALAPVLVAMTLGIPAAILTESGLSFLGLGVQPPYATWGNILNDGKDLITYAWWLTLYPGLAILVTVLSYNLLGEGIRDALDPRLRQSAVGRVRRLGR; the protein is encoded by the coding sequence ATGCGCCTGGCGGCCCGCGCCCGGCGAGGGGAGATCCGCCAGTTCTGGCGCACGTTCTCCCGCAACCAGCTGGCCTGCTGCGGCGCCGTCGTGGTCGGCATCCTGGTCGTGATCGCGGTGCTGGCGCCGGCGCTGGCGCCGTGGGACCCGAACAAGCCCAACATGAAGAGGATCCTCGAGGGGCCGTCCGCCACGCACTGGCTCGGCACAGACCAGATCGGGCGCGACGTGCTCTCGCGCCTGCTCTACGGCTCCCGCATCTCGCTGGCGGTCGGCTTCGTCTCGGTGGGGATCGCGGTGCTGATCGGCATCCTGCTGGGCGCCGCGGCGGGCTACAACGGCGGCATCGTGGACGCGTTCATCATGAGGCTCGTGGACCTCATGCTGGTCTTCCCGCGCTTCTTCCTGCTGCTGGCCGTGCTGGCCTTTCTCAAGCCCTCGATCTGGACCATCATGGCGGTGATCGGCCTGACCGGTTGGATGGGCGTCACCCGCCTCGTGCGCGCAGAGTTCCTGGCGCTCCGCGAGCGGGAGTTCGTCATTTGGTCGGAGTCCATCGGGGCCGGCGCGCTGCGCGTGATCTTCAAGCACATCCTGCCCAACGCGCTGGCGCCCGTGCTGGTCGCGATGACGCTGGGCATCCCGGCCGCCATCCTGACCGAGTCCGGGCTGTCCTTCCTGGGCCTGGGCGTCCAGCCGCCCTACGCGACCTGGGGCAACATCCTCAACGACGGCAAGGACCTGATCACGTACGCTTGGTGGCTGACGCTCTACCCGGGGCTCGCCATCCTCGTGACCGTGCTCTCCTACAACCTGCTGGGTGAGGGGATCCGCGACGCCCTCGACCCGCGGCTGCGCCAGTCGGCGGTGGGACGCGTGCGCCGGCTCGGGCGCTGA